Proteins from a single region of Streptomyces sp. Tu 3180:
- the cpaB gene encoding Flp pilus assembly protein CpaB yields MNSRQRRGVILLLLSVLCALGAFAGVLSVINDVKSKVGPEVTAYRLKADVAPYTALSTGQFEKIKMPERWLSENAVTDLREIRGKIAVTTLKEGSLLQSDMVVDQPELQPGQQEVAIMIDAATGVAGKITPGSAVNVYATFEGEREGDPAQSKVIVTNAKVLDVGRLTALQPDEDDRGREPTDAVPITFALSALDAQRITYAESFAQRVRLALVAPGGDTTVPDSQRTYELAKDK; encoded by the coding sequence ATGAACTCCCGTCAGCGCCGCGGCGTGATACTCCTGCTCCTGTCGGTCCTGTGCGCCCTCGGCGCGTTCGCCGGCGTGCTGTCCGTCATCAACGACGTGAAGTCCAAGGTGGGCCCCGAGGTCACCGCGTACCGGCTGAAAGCGGACGTGGCGCCCTACACCGCCCTCAGCACGGGCCAGTTCGAGAAGATCAAGATGCCCGAGCGGTGGCTGTCCGAGAACGCGGTCACCGACCTGCGCGAGATCCGGGGCAAGATCGCCGTGACCACGCTGAAGGAAGGCTCCCTGCTGCAGAGCGACATGGTCGTGGACCAGCCCGAGCTGCAGCCGGGTCAGCAGGAGGTCGCCATCATGATCGACGCGGCGACCGGCGTCGCCGGCAAGATCACACCGGGCTCGGCGGTCAACGTCTACGCCACCTTCGAGGGCGAGCGCGAGGGCGACCCCGCCCAGTCCAAGGTCATCGTGACGAACGCCAAGGTCCTGGACGTGGGCCGGCTCACCGCCCTCCAGCCCGACGAGGACGACCGCGGCCGGGAGCCCACCGACGCCGTCCCGATCACCTTCGCGCTGTCCGCCCTCGACGCCCAGCGCATCACCTACGCCGAGTCGTTCGCCCAGCGGGTCCGGCTCGCGCTGGTGGCACCCGGCGGCGACACCACCGTCCCCGACTCGCAGCGGACGTACGAACTCGCGAAGGACAAGTGA